From Pseudomonas fluorescens, one genomic window encodes:
- a CDS encoding LysR substrate-binding domain-containing protein produces the protein MRQLPSLNMLRVFEEVARHRSFSQAAVGLNVTQGAVSRQIKQLEDYLGVALFIRTPQGLSLTETGLALSPHLSSAFDHIERALQAVRVPNLRQRLRILAPPTWATRWLSAHLRVFCQRYPDISLSVTSQGSHDSLTEVDCHIRFGLEAASHCHSQLLVMERHIAVASPELFSDGQAPDLRQFPLLHILHDGKRLKVWENWLEAMGRDDVDAAQGLEFSTLDQVIHTALAGGGLAVIDRQMIEKELANGSLLPITAVEVIGPYGYWLDVPNDKQGLSKVRLFTEWLGLVSNP, from the coding sequence ATGCGTCAACTGCCCTCACTCAACATGCTGCGCGTCTTTGAAGAAGTCGCGCGGCATCGCAGTTTCAGCCAGGCAGCCGTGGGCCTCAACGTCACCCAGGGCGCCGTCAGCCGGCAGATCAAGCAGCTTGAAGATTATCTTGGCGTCGCCCTGTTTATTCGCACGCCCCAGGGCCTGTCGCTGACCGAAACCGGCCTCGCCCTTTCCCCGCACCTGAGCAGCGCCTTCGACCACATCGAACGCGCCCTGCAAGCCGTGCGCGTGCCTAACCTGCGCCAGCGCCTGCGTATTCTCGCGCCGCCGACCTGGGCCACCCGCTGGCTCTCGGCGCACTTGCGGGTATTTTGTCAGCGCTATCCGGATATCAGTCTGAGCGTGACCAGCCAGGGCAGCCACGACAGCCTGACGGAGGTCGACTGCCACATCCGCTTTGGCCTCGAAGCCGCCAGCCATTGCCACAGCCAACTGCTGGTGATGGAGCGACATATCGCTGTGGCCAGCCCGGAGCTGTTCAGCGATGGTCAGGCTCCGGATCTGCGGCAGTTTCCGCTGCTGCACATTCTTCATGATGGCAAGCGTTTGAAGGTCTGGGAGAACTGGCTGGAGGCTATGGGCCGGGACGACGTCGATGCCGCTCAAGGCCTGGAATTCAGCACCCTGGATCAGGTGATCCACACGGCACTGGCGGGGGGTGGTCTGGCGGTGATCGACCGGCAGATGATCGAGAAGGAACTTGCCAACGGCAGCCTGCTGCCGATCACCGCCGTGGAGGTGATCGGCCCTTATGGCTATTGGCTGGATGTACCCAACGACAAGCAGGGCTTGTCGAAGGTGCGGTTGTTTACCGAGTGGCTGGGGTTGGTGAGCAATCCCTAA
- a CDS encoding MFS transporter — protein MSAQPVKIDDLPIGRFHLKIAGLTFGAHFTDGYILGLIGIAFTLLSPQMQLDAFWQGLIGASALIGLFIGSLFFGWISDKVGRQKIFLVSFVLITLASVMQFYVESAMALFLCRVLIGIGLGGDFSVGHAMLAEFAPKKHRGVLLGSFSVIWTFGYVAATFVGTAMLSLGDDAWRWMLASSAIPAALILIARIGTPESPRWLVNQGRIAEARAIVKKHLGAHVELDETPASETRSGYAVLFSPEYRKRTAFNCLFFVCIVMPYFAIYTFLPSILQKMGLAEGFGTELMLNMLLILGALIGIWCTVKFSRRGFLINSFIILAVALFMLAVLPSSAAWLMVLVFGLFTLVLSAVSNLVGVFPAESFPTEVRASGIGLATAVSRLGSAVSTFLLPVSVAGIGLSPTMGILAAILAFGALISWAWAPETKSLTLSQACKAQSPVEGGVSVSAKAAASV, from the coding sequence ATGTCCGCACAACCGGTAAAAATCGACGACCTGCCCATCGGCCGCTTCCACCTGAAAATCGCCGGCCTGACCTTCGGCGCGCATTTCACCGACGGCTATATCCTCGGCCTGATCGGCATCGCGTTTACTCTGCTCAGCCCGCAAATGCAGCTGGACGCATTCTGGCAGGGCCTGATTGGCGCCTCGGCGCTGATCGGGCTGTTTATTGGCAGCCTGTTCTTCGGCTGGATCTCCGACAAGGTCGGCCGGCAGAAAATTTTCCTGGTCAGCTTCGTGCTGATCACCCTCGCTTCAGTGATGCAGTTTTACGTTGAATCGGCGATGGCGCTGTTCCTCTGCCGGGTATTGATCGGCATCGGCCTGGGCGGTGACTTCAGTGTCGGCCACGCGATGCTTGCCGAGTTTGCGCCGAAGAAACACCGTGGCGTGTTGCTCGGATCGTTCAGCGTGATCTGGACCTTTGGCTATGTCGCCGCCACTTTCGTCGGCACCGCCATGCTCAGTCTCGGTGACGACGCCTGGCGCTGGATGTTGGCCTCGTCGGCAATCCCGGCGGCATTGATCCTGATCGCCCGCATCGGCACCCCGGAATCGCCACGTTGGTTGGTCAACCAGGGGCGGATCGCCGAGGCTCGGGCGATCGTCAAGAAGCACCTCGGTGCGCACGTTGAGCTCGACGAAACCCCAGCCAGCGAAACTCGGTCCGGCTATGCCGTGCTGTTCAGCCCTGAGTACCGCAAACGCACCGCGTTCAACTGCCTGTTCTTCGTCTGCATCGTCATGCCGTACTTCGCGATCTACACCTTCCTGCCGTCGATCCTGCAGAAGATGGGCCTGGCCGAGGGCTTCGGTACTGAGTTGATGCTCAACATGCTGCTGATCCTTGGCGCGTTGATCGGTATCTGGTGCACGGTGAAGTTTTCCCGTCGAGGGTTCCTGATCAACTCGTTCATCATCCTCGCGGTTGCCTTGTTCATGCTCGCGGTATTGCCGAGCAGCGCGGCCTGGCTGATGGTCCTGGTATTTGGCCTGTTTACTCTGGTGCTGTCGGCGGTGAGCAACCTGGTGGGGGTATTCCCGGCCGAAAGCTTCCCGACCGAAGTGCGTGCCAGCGGCATCGGCCTGGCCACGGCGGTCAGCCGCTTGGGCTCGGCGGTCAGTACCTTCCTGTTGCCGGTCAGCGTCGCGGGCATCGGCCTGAGTCCGACCATGGGCATCCTTGCCGCGATCCTGGCTTTCGGCGCGCTGATCTCCTGGGCCTGGGCGCCGGAAACCAAGTCGCTGACATTGAGCCAGGCGTGCAAGGCGCAGAGCCCGGTGGAGGGGGGAGTGTCGGTGTCGGCAAAGGCTGCCGCTTCGGTCTGA